A single genomic interval of Solirubrobacterales bacterium harbors:
- a CDS encoding ABC transporter permease, whose protein sequence is NASGGAAGVGRAVNEAVVIAFLGVFAFNYVFTQTLLATHPELQVPK, encoded by the coding sequence TGAACGCCTCCGGGGGCGCCGCCGGGGTGGGGCGGGCGGTGAACGAGGCGGTGGTGATCGCCTTCCTGGGCGTCTTTGCCTTCAACTACGTCTTCACCCAGACCCTGCTCGCCACCCATCCCGAGCTGCAGGTGCCGAAGTGA